From the genome of Leptotrichia sp. HSP-342:
TTTGATTTGTATATCAAAAATCGTGAATCCCTTGTAAAACATCTGAAAGAAGGAACAGTTGACGTTGCTTTAATGGAGGAATATTTCATTGAAGATAAGGAAATAAAAGTTATTGAAACTGAGGAATATCCTTTTGTCGTTGTGGCAGGGGAAAAAATATCAGATTATAATGAATTAAAGGAAATGCAGCTGTTAAAGCGGGATACTGTATTGACAAGCAAATACTTGGATTTATTTGAAAAAATAATAGGATTTAATTTTGAAAACAGAATTGTCATAAATGGAAGTATCGAAACGATGAAAAACCTTATAAAAAGTGGGCTTGGTTTTGCCGTTCTGCCGTATTACAGCGTTTATGAGGAAATCGAAAAAGGCACATTAAAAGTAATTCATAACTTTGAAAAATCTGAAGATAAGTTTCAAATTGCCTATATCCGTGAAAATGGAGAAAAACCTGGAATTTCCAAATTTGTGAAATTTGTGAAGGATTACAAAATTACACCAGCATTATTTTCAGTAAAAAATAAATAGTAATTTAAACAGATAATTTATAAATAAATTTTAGGAGGAAAATTATGTTAAAAGAGAATATCAGAAATTCGTATTTAACAGCTTTTGAAACTGTGAAGGCATTTGTGGAAAATGAGGAAAATATTGAAAAAACAGAAAAAATTGCACAGGAATTAGCATTAGCCTATAAAAATGGGAAAAAATCGTTAATTGCAGGAAATGGTGGAAGTAACTGTGATGCGATGCACTTTGCAGAAGAATTTACAGGAAGATTTAGAAAAGACAGAAGAGCGCTTCCGTCTATAAGTATCAGCGATTCTTCCCATATCACATGTGTTGGAAATGATTACGGATTTGATTTTGTATTTGCAAAAGGTGTGGAAGCATTTGGGCAGGAAGGTGACTTTTTCTTTGGAATTTCAACTTCGGGAAATTCTAAAAATATAATTGAGGCTGTAAAATCGGCAAAAGAGCGAAATTTAAAAACTGTAGCACTGCTTGGAAAAGATGGCGGGAAATTAAAAGGAGTATGTGACTATGAATTCATAATTCCTGGAGAAACATCAGACAGGATTCAGGAAGTTCATATGATGATTCTGCATATTATAATTGAAGGTGTGGAAAGAATTTTATTTCCTGAAAACTATAGTTTCCTGAAAACTGTTAAAAATAAGTTGATTTCATTTTTTGAGTAATTCGGTTAATGTAGGAGGAAAATGAAAAAAAGTGTAAATATAGAAAAAATTAGAAATACAGAATATTTGAAATTAGCACTTGGGTTTACTTTGTCAACGCTGACAACGCCCTTGTTAAATTCTGTTGACACAGCAGTTGTAGGAAATCTTTCAAATCCAGTCTTTATAGGTGGAGTAACACTTGGAGGAACGATTTTTAATACAATTTATTGGCTATTTGGCTTTTTACGTGTTAGCACATCTGGATATTCTGCAAAGGCTTTTGGAGAAAATAATGAAAAGGAAGAAATTACAGTATTAATCCGTCCCATATTAATTTCACTTATTTTAGGATTTCTGTTTGTTATTTTTCAGAAAGCTATTTTATGGGGATTTATTCATTTTTTTGATGCTGGAAAGGAGATTACGAAATATATAGAAATTTATTTTAATATTCTAATATGGGGAGCCCCTTTCGTATTTCTGAACTATACATTTTTGGGATGGATAATGGGACGAAAAGAAATAAAAAAATGTCTAATTTTGCAACTTATGACAAATATTGTGAATATTTTTCTTGATTTATATTTTGTAGAAGTTTTAAGAATGGATGTTGCTGGAGTAGCAGCTGCTACACTAATTTCCCAAATTATGACAACTCTTTTATCAATTTTTATTATTTTAAGAACTTTTTCACTAAAAAAAATCTTATACAATATAAATTTGAAAGAAATATTTGATAGAAGCGAAATAAAAAAAGTTGGAGCAGTGAATTCAGATTTAGTGATTCGTACAGTCTGTTTACTGATAGCAACAAATTTATTCTTGGAAAAAGCTGCACATAACGGTAAAATAATATTAGCTGCAAATTCTATATTATTTCAAGTTCAATATCTGATGTCGTATATTTTTGATGGCTTTGCTAATGCATCAAGTGTGTTTTCAGGTATAGCGGCAGGAGAGAAAAATTTTAGAAAACTAAAATGGGTAATGAGAAAATCAATACAGTTTTGTATTATAATTTCAATATTTTTGAGTACAGCATTTGTTTTTGGAGGTAAAAAGCTGTTGTTGTTTTATACAAAAAATGCAGAAGTTATAAATATTGCAAATCAGTATAAAATTTGGATAATCATATTTCCATTAGTTGTAAGTTTTGGGCTAGTAATTTACGGAAATTTTACAGGCACAACAGAAACAGCATATATAAGAAATTCAATGTTACAATCGTTAGTATTTTTTCTAATAGTGTATTTTACAGTGATGCCAGTATATCAAAATCACGGATTATGGTTATCTTTCATAGTTTTTTCATTAGCAAGGTCGTTATTTTTAATGAGATATGTTAAAAAATTTTTGGAAAAATATAAATTGGAATTGAATGTAAAAACATCAATAAATAGTGGTATTTAGCTAGTTTTTACAATTATATGCTAAAAAAATTTTCATATAAGGAATTTTATTATGATTTCATTTTGAATAAATAGCTTTTTATAAGAAGTTTAACAGTTTTATGTGGTATATTACTGTTGAAACAAAATTTAAAGAAAAGGAATGATGAAGATGAAATTATTGAAAAAATCAATGCTAGTATTGTCTGTAATGACATTAATTGGAGGAATGAGTTTTGCCGCAACAGCTAAGAAAAGACCTGCTGCAAGAAAGGTAGCTTCAGAATCATATACTTGCGGTTCTGAAAGAATAACAGTTTCTTATCCAGCAACAAATACTGCTAGAGTAGTGACTAAAGCAGGGAATGTTTATAACCTTAAAGTAGCAGTATCAGGTAGTGGATCAAGATACGTTTCTAAAAATGGAAATGTAGAATTCTTCAAAGGTGGAAAAGATGCTATTTATAGAGGACCTAATGGTATTGAAAAATCTTGCACAAGAAGATAACAAAATTTATTCTTAATTAATTGAAAAACATAGCTGACAGATTAAAAAAGTCTGAAAGCTATGTTTTTTATTTAGTTTGATTTTAGGTAATATTATACTATTCACCGTTTAAATAGCGAATGTTTAATAAATTTTGAACTATAGGTTGTCAAACAGGTCTATTATATAAGCAAGTAAAATCAGTCGCCATTTCCCTTGCAACCCTGGCTCGTCTAAACATTTTTTTGAAATGTTTCTAAATTTTATTTTGGAAACTAGTCTAAACATTTATTATTTGAATAAACCTTGATTACTACGAAAACGAAACTCGCTAACACCCACTTTCGCAAATAAAGATTAGAACTACTCTATAAAATACATTTGTTATAAAGCTTCTGGCGAAAGAAATACATAAATGTGTTTAGTCGTTTTCATTCCAAAAAAATCACGACATTCTGTATTAAATTATAAAGATTATTATATTTAAATTCTTAAATTTAGAAAATATTAAATAAGCAAAATTTCGTTAAGAGAAAAAGAACTAAACACGAATGTGTTTCTTTCACTATAATTTTTATATCAAATATTAATTATTTGAATTATTCTAACTTTTTATTGTGAAAGTGAGCTTTTGGAAACCTTTCAAATTACATTACTTATTAAAAATAAATAAATCTTTGTTCAAAAGCGAGTTTTCTTTTTTTCTTATAAGAAAAAAGTGTGGGTGCTGGGAGATGGCGTTTGATCTCCCTGCTTAGAGTAACTTATATAAATAAAATAAGAAAAAACAATTATTAATTAGAATACCTTAGAATAAAAAATTAATAAATGGAAATGCAGGATCATAAAAAGAATCTTTAATTTGAATACCTGAAGATAGATTTGAAATAGTTTGAATATTTTTTACAATTTTACAAAAAAATATAAAAATTTTTTTGATTATCTAAAATTATGGGGTACAATATTGTTAATAGGGAAATGATTTTTAATAATGGAAATTAGAAATTGAGAGGAATGAATAAAGATGATACACACAACAAAAGAGTTAGAAGAGATACAGAAAAATTTTATTGAAATGGAAGTAAAAAGTTTTGCAAGGGAAGTTGTTGAATTTATTGATGAAAGTCCGAGCAGTTATCATGTTGTAAAGAATTGTTCAGATATTTTGGATGAAAATGGATTTGAGAGAATTATGCCTCGTGAAAAATGGGAGTTAAAAAAAGGAGGAAAATATTTTTTGAAAAAATCCAGCTCTACTATAATTGCAATTACAATTGGTGAAAATTTTGATGTGAGAAAAGGGTTTAAGATTTTTGGAGCACATACCGATTCTCCTTGTTTTAGGATAAAACCTAATCCTGAAATGGTGACAGAAAATATGGTGAGATTAAATACAGAAGTTTATGGAGGGCCTATTTTGAGTACATGGTTCGATAGACCGCTCTCTATTGCCGGACGTGTTATTGTGAAAGGCGAAAATCCATTTTTTCCAAAAACTGTAAAAATTAAGATAGATGAACCGCTTTTGACAATACCAAATCTTGCGATTCATCAGAATAGAGAAGTAAATAATGGAGTAAAAATTGATAAACAGAATGATGTCTTGCCTTTAATTTCACTTATTAATCATAATTTTGAGAAGGAAGGCTATCTTGAAAGAATTATTTTAGAAAAGACAGGAATAAAAAAAGAAGATATAATTGATTTTGACTTGTATTTATATGCAACAGAAAAAGGTTGTCTTTTAGGTGCAAATGAGGAATTTATATCTTCATCAAAAATTGACAATCTTGCTTCTGTCTATACAGGGTTGATTGGACTTGTGGAAGCTAAAGAAAATAAGGACAGGATTAATATTTTTGTAGCTTTTGACAATGAAGAGATAGGAAGTGCCACAAAACAGGGAGCTGATTCCAATTATCTTTTGAATACGCTGGAAAGAATTGCTTTGTCGTTAGGACTTGATAGAAGCGAGTTTTTACAGATGCTGGAAAGTTCATATATTTTATCAGCTGATGCGGCACATGCCGCACATCCTGCACATTTAGGCAAAACAGACCCTACAAACCGTGGAAGAATAAATGAGGGTGTTTCAATAAAAATTAGTGCAAAACAAAAATATACATCCGATGGATATTCAATTGCTGTAATCAGACAGCTTATTGAAGGAACGGATATACGGATTCAGCCTTTTGTAAATGAATCAAATGAACTTGGAGGAAGTACAATTGGACCTCTTTCTTCAACACATCTGGATATAGACGGAGTAGATTTGGGAGTTCCAATGTTTGCGATGCATTCGGTACGTGAATTATGTGGAATTTTTGACGTGTTTTATTTGAAGGAATTAGCAAAGGAATTTTTTTCAAAAGGATAAAAAATATTATTTTTAAAGAGATAGCAGTACATCGGCTATCTTTTTTTAATGGCAAGTTTGTTGTTTTTTTAGAGTATCTATGATAAAATGAAAATAATACGAAATAGTAGAAAGGTAGTAAAATGAAAGTGTATTTAGAATTATTCTGGATTTTTTTTAAGATAGGTACATTTACTCTCGGTGGTGGATATGCCATGGTTCCGCTCATACAGAATGAAATTGTGAATAAGAAAAAATGGATTGAGGAAGAGGAGTTTGTAAAGCTTTTGGCACTTGCCCAGTCTTCACCAGGTGCATTGGCTGTGAATGTTTCAGTTTTTGTGGGGTATAAGATGAAAAGATTGCTGGGGCTCATAACTACAGTTCTGGGAGCAACATTGCCGTCGTTCATAATTATTCTTGTAATAGCTTCATTATTTAGCAATATACAAGATAACATATATGTTATAAAGGCTTTTAAGGCTATAAGACCGATGGTGGTTGCATTAATTGCGGCGAGTGTCTATACAATTGGAAAATCGGCTAAAATTAATAAAAAAACGTTATGGATTGTGATTTTGGTTGCAGTAATGGTTGCCTTTCTTAGATTTCCGCCTATTGTTATGATTATTTTAGGTGCTTTTTTAGGAAATGTCTGGATGAATTGGAGGGGAAAAAGATGAGTTTGGTAATACTATTAGTGTTATTTTTTGTGTTTTTTAAAATAGGGCTGTTCAGTTTTGGTGGCGGATATGCAATCTTACCGCTTATTCAGGCAGATGTTGTAGATTTACATAAATGGGTAAATGTACAGCAGTTTACGGACATTGTGGCAATTTCACAGGTAACGCCGGGACCAATTTCATTAAATGCCGCAACTTATGTCGGTTATCTGATTGGAAACAAGACTGGATTTTGGGATGCATTTATAATGGGGACAGTCGCAACATTGGGATTAATTCTTCCGTCAGTTATTATAATGACAATTTTTAGTAAATTTTATTTAAAATTTCAAGATAATAAATATATGGACAATGCATTTGCAGGATTAAAAATTGTTGTTGTTGGATTAATTCTGGCAGCTGCAATAATGCTGGTTGATAAAAAGAATTTTATAGACTGGAAAAGTGCAGTAATATTTATTATTTCTGTGATACTTGTGCTAAAATGGAAAGTAAATCCAATATTGCTTACAGTAATCGCAGGAATTGCGGGAATAATAATTTACTAAATATAACTGTTTTCTTAAAAGTAAAAATTAATAAGCTGAGAAATTTTAAAAATAAATTTTGTAATGAAAATACATGGGAATATTTTATAATTATTAAAATATAAAATGAATAAATATCGATTTTTAATAAAAGAAAAGGATACGAAAGAAAAGAGGGAAATTATGAAAAAAAAATACACTATTGCATTATTAATATTAATTTTGGTATTTAGCTGTGGTAAAAAAGATAAAAAGACGCAAAATTCTCAAAGTAAGCCGAAGATTGAAAATATACAGGATGGTAAACTTAAGGAATTAACGAAAAAAGCTGAAAAAGGAGATGTGTTGGCACAGACTGAACTTGGAGATATGTATCTTCACGGAAATGGAGTAAAAGTAGATTACAAAAAATCTATGGAGTGGAGTAAAAAAGCTGCTGAAAAAGGAAGCTACCGTGCAATGACTAACATTGGAATTCTTTATCTTGATGGACTTGGTGTAGAAAAAGACTATAAAAAGGCTTTTGATTCATTTTCAAAGGCGACAGATGGCGGAGATACAAAAGGACCAAGATATTTAGGGATAATGTCTGAAAAAGGACTTGGTGTAAAAAAAAGCCTTGATGATGCCGCATTTTACTATGAAATTGGAGATAGCAGCGGAGACTTGACGTCACGATACAATCTCGGTAAAATTCATGAAAAAGTAGGAGATTATGCAAGATCAATAGAACTTTACAAAAAAACAGATGGAAGAATGGATAAAATTACAGCTCCAATGTACGAAGCACTTGGAGATTTATATGCGGCTGGAAAAGGTGTAGAAAAAAATACAAAGGAAGCTAAAGAATGGTATGAAAAAGCTGTAAAGTCTGGAAGTCAGGAAGCTCAAGATAAAATAGCAAAATTAAAATAGTCTTTAGAATTTTCATTTAATTTTTTATTTTAACAAGTTATAAAAAATTTGTAAATAATGTTATTTACTAAAATTGTTATTTATGATAAAATAAGTTAAGAAATTTAAATATATTCATATAACTATATAATTTTTATTTTAATTAAATATAAATTCTATAATTTCAGAAATTTAATTCTTAATTTTATAAATTTAAATTTTATGTGAACTATAAATATAATATTTAGATTGAATGTAAAATTAAGAGAACTTTATTTCAGACTATACTTTTTTACCTAAACTTTATAAGTTTTTGGAATTTTATAAAAATAAAAATTAATGAAAATAGAAAGGAGACGCTACGCTAATTATATGTAGTCTTTTTTATTAAAAGGTAGAAAATATTTTAATAAAAAAAGAAACGTAGCAGTAGGAAATAATGTTAGAAACATTGATTTTTAGAGAAATAAGATATAATGAAAATAATGAGCAGCTTCTCAAGGAAAATTTGGAAAAAATAAAAGAAAATCCTAATGATGTGGAAGTATTAAAAACATTAGCTTCCATCTATCACGCACTAAAAGAAAATGATAAAGCAATTGATATTTATGAAAAATTGGTAAAATTAAAACCTGAAGAAATAGAAACAAGAGCATTTCTAGGTTATTTGTACTATGAAAATGAAGAACTTGACAAAGCGGAAGAAAACTTTAATAAGGCACTTGATGTAAGCACAGAGGATGAACCGTTTATATTGTTCCTTTTGGGAAATATTTATTCAAGAAAAGGTAAAATCTCAGAAGCAGTTGACTGTTATGAGCTTGCTATATTCCTTGATTTTGATATGTATATTGCACATATTGATTTTGCTAGAAAATATGAACATATGGGACGACACCAAAAGGCGCTTGAAGAATACAGGGCAGCATTTAGAATTGATTCAAGGGATGAAGGACTTGTTGAAAAAATAAACTACATCGAAAATAAATGTAAAAATTCAGAAGATGAAGATAAAAAAGTAAATTTTTCAGGAGTAAATTTAGGAATTGTTTAAAATTAAACTGAATATTTTTAAATAAAATATAGTTTTAGAAAGTTGTCGTATGATAACTTTCTATTATTTTTTAAATGATGTTAAAGGAGAGAAAAAGTGGTAAATTTAGTATGTGAGGCTATTCTTCCAGATTGTCCGATGAAGGATGTGGAAGAAATTGAAAAAAGTATAATGACAACCTATAAAAAGAGCATATGGGCAAAATTTTTGAAGGCAATTAGTGATTTTGATATGATACAGGATGGGGACAAGATTGCGATTGGTGTATCTGGTGGAAAGGATAGCCTGCTTTTGGTAAAACTGTTTCAGGAATTGAAGAAAGACAAACGGAAGAATTTTGAATTTAAGGCAGTTAGTTTAAATCCTGGTTTTAGGAATTCTGATTTGGATAATTTTAAAAATAATTTGGACAAGTTAAATATTGACTGTGATATTATTAATACGAATATTTGGGAAATTGCAAATGAAAAGGCAAAAGACTATCCGTGTTTTTTATGTGCTAAAATGAGGCGTGGAATTTTGTATACGCAAGTAGAGGAACTTGGATTTAATAAATTGACGCTTGGGCATCATTTTGATGATGTAATTGAAACAACTCTTATAAACATGCTTTATGCAGGAACAATGAAGACAATGACTCCAAAAGTTCCATCAACTTCTGGAAAATTGGAACTAATTCGTCCATTAATCTATGTAAAGGAAGCTGATATAATTGATTACACAAAAACAAATGGAATCCGTGCGATGAACTGTGGATGTACAATCGAAGCTGGAAAAACTTCGAGCAAACGTAGGGAAGTAAAAAATTTATTAGCCGAACTTGAAGAAAAAAATCCGGGAGTAAAGCAAAGTGTGTTTAATTCAATGAAAAATATAAATCTGGATTATGTTTTTGGATATACAGGTGGAAAGGAAGCAGAATAAATAAAGATAATTAATAGCTTTATATAGTAGTGAAATAAAATTTTATACCATTGTGGTAGTAAATGTTTGAGTAGTCATAGACTGCTCTTTTTTTTTAGGGAGAAGTAGAGAATCTGGTTGTACATACGAGTATAATAAGGTATAATTAAAAAGAAATAATGAAATAAATAAAAAGTTAGGAGCTGATTTTATGGAAAAAAATTTTAATCAAAAATGGTGGCACAAATCTGTAGTTTACCAAATTTATCCAAAGAGTTTCAATGATACGACTGGAAGTGGAGAAGGAGATATAAGAGGAATTATTGAGAAACTTGATTATCTGAAGGAACTTGGAGTGGAAGTAATCTGGATTACTCCAATGTATAAATCTCCACAGAATGACAATGGATACGATATAAGTGACTACTACAATATTGATCCTAATTACGGAACAATGGCAGATTTTGAGGAAATGCTTACAGAAGCACATAAAAGAAATTTAAAAATAGTGATGGATATTGTTGTAAATCACTCTTCTACTGAAAATGAATGGTTTAAAAAGTCTGAAGCTGGAGATCCTGAATATAAAGATTTCTATATATGGAAAGATGCAGTTGATGGAAAAGAGCCTACAAACTGGCAATCTAAATTTGGAGGAAATGCCTGGCAATATTCAGAAAAGAGAAGACAGTATTATCTTCACTTGTTTGATGTTACGCAAGCTGATTTAAACTGGGAAAATGAAAATGTAAGAAAAAAGGTATATGAAATGATAAAATTTTGGCTAAATAAAGGTGTGGATGGATTTAGACTGGATGTTATAAATCTTATATCAAAGGATCAGAGATTTTTAAATGATGACGGAAGTGATACAAGATTTGTTCCTGACGGAAGAAGATTTTATACAGATGGGCCTAGAATCCATGAATTTTTGAAGGAAATGAATAAAGAAGCCTTTGGAGGAGGAGAGCTTATCACAGTGGGAGAAATGTCTTCCACAAGCCTTGATAACTGTATCAGATATTCAAATCCTGATGAAAAGGAATTATCAATGGCATTTTCATTTCATCATCTGAAGGTGGATTATCCAAATGGGGAGAAATGGGCGAAAGCACCATTTGATTTTGTGGAATTGAAAAAAATATTCTCTAAATGGCAAATTGGAATGTATGAAGGAAATGGATGGAATGCAACTTTTTGGAATAACCATGATCAGCCAAGAGCATTATCAAGATTTGGAAATGATAAGGAATATCATAGTGAATCGGCTAAAATGCTTGCCACAGTTCTTCACGGATTACAGGGAACGCCTTACATTTATCAAGGGGAAGAATTTGGAATGACAAATCCATATTTTGATGAGATTAGTAAATATCGTGATGTAGAATCAACTAATAATTACAAAATTTTACTTAATAAAGGATGTTCAGAAGAAGAAGCCATCGAAATCTTAATGCAAAAATCAAGAGATAATTCAAGAACGCCTGTCCAATGGAATGATTCTGAAAATGCAGGATTTACAACTGGAACTCCATGGATTGGAATACCTAAAAATTATAAGACAATTAATGCTGAAGCGGCTTTAAAAGATAAAAATTCAGTATTCTATCATTATAAAAAATTAATCGATTTAAGAAGAAATGAAGAATTGATGGTAACAGGAAAATATGAAGACATTGATTTGGAAAACAAAAGTGTTTATGCCTATAAACGTGTTGGAGAAAAAGGAGAACTAATTGTAATTAGCAATTTCTATGGAACAGAAGCAGAATTCGAGATGGAAGGAAATGGAATTAAAAGCTTGGAAAATGCTCAAATTTTATTATCAAATTATGAAACTAATCCTGAAATTAAAGGTGAAAAAATTATTTTGAAGCCTTATGAGTCGATTATTTTCAAAAGGTAGCTGAATTTTTTAAGGAAAATGAAAAAGGAATTGATGATATATGAAAAGAATAATAATATTAATTATATCGGTAATGACGTTGCAAGCTGTTCCTATCTTGATGCATCAAGGGAAGAAATGAACAAAAGAGGAGTTGAGTGCAGATATAATAAAAGAGGCGGAGTTGAAAATTGTCGATATATGGATTGATAATTTTAGTCATATAGAAGGAGATGATTTGTATGAAAAAGTTAATAGTGCTGATATTACTGGTATCAGTACTGGTTGTAAATTGTTCATATTTTGAAGGAGCGGAAAAAGAGCGAAGAGAGCGAGGCTGGGAATGCCGGTACAACTATAAAGGAGAAATGCAGCATTGTGGTTATATAAATTAAAAAAATTAATATATGAAAGATTAATTGGGTTAAAAAACATAATAAAGGAGATGGTAAGAATGAAAAACTTAGTAATTTTAGTTATTTTGATATTAACTGCTATAAGTTGTTCTTATGTGGAAAGTGGAGAAAGACAATTAAGAGAAAGAGGTTGGGAATGCCTATACAATGGTAAGGGAGAAGTTCAAGTCTGTGGATTTATAAACTAATAGTCTTAAATTATGTAGTATAATAAAAAGGAGATAATGAAATGAAAAACTTAGCGATTTTAATTATATTAATGTTAACTGTTATAAGTTGCTCATATTTTGAAGGAGCAGAAAGAACGATGAAAGAAAGAGGATATGAGTGTATGTATACTTATAAAGGAGAACTACAGGGTTGCAATTATATAAAATAGATATAATTTAGAATTTTATAAAATGCAGATTTTTTAGATAGAAGATTAATTGGGTTTGAGATAATAAAAAAGGAGATGATATATATGAAAAGAATAATGATATTGATTGTACTAGTGTCAGTATTAGTTGTAAATTGTTCATATTTTGAGGGTGCTGAAAGGACTGAAAGAGAAAGAGGATATGAGTGTATGTATACTTATAAAGGAGAACTACAGGGTTGCAATTATATAAAATAGATATAATTTAGCATTTTATAAAATGCAGATTTTTTAGATAGAAGATTAATTGGGTTTGAGATAATAAAAAAGGAGATGATATATATGAAAAGAATAATGATATTGATTGTACTAGTGTCAGTATTAGTTGTAAATTGTTCATATTTTGAGGGTGCTGAAAGGACTGAAAGAGAAAGAGGATATGAGTGTATGTATACTTATAAAGGAGAACTACAGGGTTGCAATTATATAAAATAGAAATAATTTAGTATTTTAAAAACAGAGATTTTTTAAATAATAAAATTAATTGAGTTTAAAATATAAAAAGGGAGATGATTTGTATGAAAAAAATAATAATATTAGTTACATTAACTGCAATGATAATGAGCTGTTCCGAGCTTGCTAGAATGGAGGAGGAATATCAGCAGGATCTTAGAGAGAGGGGACGAGAATGCATGTATAATTATAAGGGAGAATTACAGGGGTGTAATTATATAAAATAGAGATAGTTTAGTATTTTATAAAACATAGGAAATACAGATTTTTTAGAAAGAATTAATTGATTTCAAAATGATGATAAAGGAGATGAATTATATGAAAAAAATAATAATATTAGTTATATTAACTGCAATGATAATGAGCTGTTCTGAGCTTGCTAGAATGGAGGAGGAATATCAGCAGGATCTTAGAGAGAGGGGGATAAGATGCCGATATAACTACAAAGGAGAATTACAACATTGTGGTTATATAAATTAATAATTATAGCAATTATAGCATAAGGAGATAATTAATTATGAAAAAAATAATAGTATTAATTGTATTACTGTTAATAGTAACTAGTTGTTCTGAACTTTCCGAATTAGAATCTGGAAGACAACAAAGAATAAAAGAAAGGGGACGGGAATGCATGTATAATTATAAGGGAGAATTACAAGGTTGTAATTATATGAAATAGAAATGATTTAGTATTTTATAAAATACAAAAAATGCAGATTTTTTTAGATAAAAAATTAATCGAGTTTAAAATAATGAAAAAGGAGCTGAGCAAGTATGAAAAAATTAATGGTGTTGATAGTATTAACATCCGCATTAGTTGTAAGCTGTTCTTATTTTTCTGAACTTAATGAAATAGCTGAAAATGAAAAAAGAGAAAGAGGTTGGAGATGCCGATACAACTATAGAGGTGAGATACAACATTGTGGTTATATAAATTAAAGAAGAAAAGATTAATTGAGTTAAAAACATAATAAAGAAGGTGATAAGTATGAAAAAAGTAGTAATTTCAGTTATTTTGATGTTAACTGCCATAAGCTGTTCATATGTAGAGGGAGGAGAAAGATTAATAAGAGAAAGGGGAGTTGAATGTCTATATAATTATAAAGGGGAATTACAGATTTGTAATCTAAAATAAAGATAAATTTAGTATTTTGAAAAATACAGGAAATACTGATTCTTTAGATAAAAGGTTAATTGGGTTTAAAATACTGAAAAAGGAGTCGAATT
Proteins encoded in this window:
- a CDS encoding MATE family efflux transporter; translated protein: MKKSVNIEKIRNTEYLKLALGFTLSTLTTPLLNSVDTAVVGNLSNPVFIGGVTLGGTIFNTIYWLFGFLRVSTSGYSAKAFGENNEKEEITVLIRPILISLILGFLFVIFQKAILWGFIHFFDAGKEITKYIEIYFNILIWGAPFVFLNYTFLGWIMGRKEIKKCLILQLMTNIVNIFLDLYFVEVLRMDVAGVAAATLISQIMTTLLSIFIILRTFSLKKILYNINLKEIFDRSEIKKVGAVNSDLVIRTVCLLIATNLFLEKAAHNGKIILAANSILFQVQYLMSYIFDGFANASSVFSGIAAGEKNFRKLKWVMRKSIQFCIIISIFLSTAFVFGGKKLLLFYTKNAEVINIANQYKIWIIIFPLVVSFGLVIYGNFTGTTETAYIRNSMLQSLVFFLIVYFTVMPVYQNHGLWLSFIVFSLARSLFLMRYVKKFLEKYKLELNVKTSINSGI
- a CDS encoding M18 family aminopeptidase, producing MIHTTKELEEIQKNFIEMEVKSFAREVVEFIDESPSSYHVVKNCSDILDENGFERIMPREKWELKKGGKYFLKKSSSTIIAITIGENFDVRKGFKIFGAHTDSPCFRIKPNPEMVTENMVRLNTEVYGGPILSTWFDRPLSIAGRVIVKGENPFFPKTVKIKIDEPLLTIPNLAIHQNREVNNGVKIDKQNDVLPLISLINHNFEKEGYLERIILEKTGIKKEDIIDFDLYLYATEKGCLLGANEEFISSSKIDNLASVYTGLIGLVEAKENKDRINIFVAFDNEEIGSATKQGADSNYLLNTLERIALSLGLDRSEFLQMLESSYILSADAAHAAHPAHLGKTDPTNRGRINEGVSIKISAKQKYTSDGYSIAVIRQLIEGTDIRIQPFVNESNELGGSTIGPLSSTHLDIDGVDLGVPMFAMHSVRELCGIFDVFYLKELAKEFFSKG
- the gmhA gene encoding D-sedoheptulose 7-phosphate isomerase, which encodes MLKENIRNSYLTAFETVKAFVENEENIEKTEKIAQELALAYKNGKKSLIAGNGGSNCDAMHFAEEFTGRFRKDRRALPSISISDSSHITCVGNDYGFDFVFAKGVEAFGQEGDFFFGISTSGNSKNIIEAVKSAKERNLKTVALLGKDGGKLKGVCDYEFIIPGETSDRIQEVHMMILHIIIEGVERILFPENYSFLKTVKNKLISFFE
- a CDS encoding chromate transporter, producing the protein MKVYLELFWIFFKIGTFTLGGGYAMVPLIQNEIVNKKKWIEEEEFVKLLALAQSSPGALAVNVSVFVGYKMKRLLGLITTVLGATLPSFIIILVIASLFSNIQDNIYVIKAFKAIRPMVVALIAASVYTIGKSAKINKKTLWIVILVAVMVAFLRFPPIVMIILGAFLGNVWMNWRGKR
- a CDS encoding LysR family transcriptional regulator; translated protein: MDVHHLKIFFEACKEKSFTKAAKNLFISQSAVSIQIKKLETKLGIQLIERNSKNFRLTFAGKELYRMSKDVFDKILRVEKEMEKISHYGKGKICIGATHNIGEPVLPRIMVEFKKHNPEIEFDLYIKNRESLVKHLKEGTVDVALMEEYFIEDKEIKVIETEEYPFVVVAGEKISDYNELKEMQLLKRDTVLTSKYLDLFEKIIGFNFENRIVINGSIETMKNLIKSGLGFAVLPYYSVYEEIEKGTLKVIHNFEKSEDKFQIAYIRENGEKPGISKFVKFVKDYKITPALFSVKNK
- a CDS encoding chromate transporter, whose product is MSLVILLVLFFVFFKIGLFSFGGGYAILPLIQADVVDLHKWVNVQQFTDIVAISQVTPGPISLNAATYVGYLIGNKTGFWDAFIMGTVATLGLILPSVIIMTIFSKFYLKFQDNKYMDNAFAGLKIVVVGLILAAAIMLVDKKNFIDWKSAVIFIISVILVLKWKVNPILLTVIAGIAGIIIY
- a CDS encoding MliC family protein; this translates as MKLLKKSMLVLSVMTLIGGMSFAATAKKRPAARKVASESYTCGSERITVSYPATNTARVVTKAGNVYNLKVAVSGSGSRYVSKNGNVEFFKGGKDAIYRGPNGIEKSCTRR